A genomic segment from Nocardiopsis sp. Huas11 encodes:
- a CDS encoding dihydrolipoamide acetyltransferase family protein: MSTQTFDLPDLGEGLTEAEVVRWLVAVGDTVVVDQPVVEVETAKSVVEVPSPFAGTVSVLHGDEGEVMAVGRPLISVAADVPADTAAGTATGVSADAARTAAPAVSPEGERYREEERAGTGSGNVLIGYGTPEAEATGRRRRPRTRPPGRAAQPSVPAAAAPPAPDTSARTPDPSADASAVERSERRVPLVTSPLVRQMAREAGLRIADVPGTGPGGLITRRDVRAAVEAAARATAAPVDPAERAPDAFGREAHGATGATGATGAAVASGATDPRTGLAESRRVPMNTFRKSVAASLSRSRREIPEATVWVDVDATELVRLRRSDSEGPGLLAYVARFVVAGLRAFPELNGLVDTERGELVQYDGINLGLAVQTDRGLVAPAVMGAHALTTRELDARIRELTAAAREGRVSPAQMTGGTFTLNNYGSLRVDGSAAIINHPQVAILGLGRILDRPWIVDGEVVARKITQLSFAFDHRVCDGGAAAGFMRVVADAMENPAAAIADL; encoded by the coding sequence GTGAGCACGCAGACCTTCGACCTCCCCGACCTGGGTGAGGGCCTGACCGAGGCCGAGGTGGTCCGGTGGCTCGTCGCGGTCGGGGACACCGTGGTCGTCGACCAGCCGGTCGTGGAGGTGGAGACCGCCAAGTCCGTCGTGGAGGTGCCGTCGCCGTTCGCGGGCACCGTCAGCGTCCTGCACGGCGACGAGGGCGAGGTGATGGCGGTCGGCCGGCCGCTGATCAGCGTCGCCGCCGACGTTCCCGCGGACACCGCTGCCGGCACGGCCACCGGCGTCTCCGCCGACGCCGCGCGGACCGCCGCCCCGGCCGTGTCGCCGGAGGGCGAGCGCTACCGCGAGGAGGAGCGCGCTGGAACCGGGTCGGGCAACGTCCTCATCGGCTACGGCACCCCGGAGGCGGAGGCCACCGGGCGCCGCCGCAGGCCCCGCACCCGCCCACCGGGCCGGGCCGCCCAGCCGTCGGTGCCGGCGGCCGCCGCTCCGCCCGCCCCGGACACGTCCGCGCGGACACCGGACCCCTCGGCGGACGCCTCCGCCGTGGAGCGGTCCGAGCGGCGGGTCCCGCTGGTGACCTCACCGCTGGTGCGCCAGATGGCCCGCGAGGCGGGGCTGCGGATCGCCGACGTCCCCGGCACCGGACCCGGCGGCCTCATCACCCGCCGCGACGTCCGCGCCGCCGTCGAGGCCGCCGCCCGTGCCACCGCGGCTCCCGTGGACCCGGCCGAGCGGGCACCGGACGCCTTCGGGCGGGAAGCTCACGGAGCCACCGGAGCCACCGGAGCCACCGGAGCCGCGGTGGCTTCCGGGGCCACGGATCCGCGCACCGGTCTGGCCGAGTCCCGGCGCGTGCCGATGAACACCTTCCGCAAGAGCGTCGCGGCCTCCCTCTCGCGCAGCCGCCGGGAGATCCCCGAGGCCACCGTCTGGGTCGACGTCGACGCCACCGAACTCGTCCGTCTGCGCCGGTCCGACTCCGAGGGCCCCGGCCTGCTCGCCTACGTGGCCCGGTTCGTGGTCGCGGGCCTGCGCGCCTTCCCCGAGCTCAACGGCCTGGTCGACACCGAGCGCGGCGAACTCGTCCAGTACGACGGGATCAACCTCGGGCTGGCCGTCCAGACCGACCGCGGCCTGGTCGCCCCCGCCGTCATGGGCGCGCACGCGCTCACCACGCGTGAACTCGACGCGCGGATCCGGGAGCTGACCGCGGCCGCCCGCGAGGGCCGGGTCTCCCCCGCCCAGATGACCGGCGGCACGTTCACCCTCAACAACTACGGCTCGCTCCGGGTGGACGGCAGCGCCGCCATCATCAACCACCCGCAGGTCGCCATCCTCGGCCTGGGCCGGATCCTCGACCGCCCGTGGATCGTGGACGGCGAGGTGGTCGCCCGCAAGATCACCCAGCTGTCGTTCGCGTTCGACCACAGGGTGTGCGACGGCGGAGCGGCGGCCGGCTTCATGCGCGTGGTCGCCGACGCCATGGAGAACCCGGCCGCGGCCATCGCCGACCTGTAG
- a CDS encoding alpha-ketoacid dehydrogenase subunit beta, with amino-acid sequence MATDPTKLSMAQALNRALRDAMTEDETVYVFGEDVGPLGGVFRITDGLTAEFGEQRCFDTPLAESGIVGMAVGMAMNGMRPVVEMQFDAFAYPAFEQIVSHVAKTRNRTRGRVGLPMVIRVPYAGGIGGVEHHCDSSEAYYAHTPGLTVVAPASAADAYFLLRDAIASPDPVVFLEPKKLYWAKEEVDLTRPRPGIGRAVVRREGTDATLIAYGPSVPTALEAAEAAAQEGRSLQVVDVRSLVPFDDETVCAAVRSTGRAVVIAEASGYAGVASEIVARVTERCFHSLAAPVRRVTGFDIPYPPPKLERFQLPSVDRVLDAVDDLQWEDQ; translated from the coding sequence ATGGCGACGGACCCCACCAAGCTCTCCATGGCCCAGGCGCTCAACCGGGCGCTGCGCGACGCCATGACCGAGGACGAGACCGTGTACGTCTTCGGCGAGGACGTCGGCCCCCTCGGCGGCGTCTTCCGGATCACCGACGGCCTGACCGCCGAGTTCGGCGAGCAGCGCTGCTTCGACACCCCGCTCGCGGAGTCCGGCATCGTCGGCATGGCCGTGGGCATGGCGATGAACGGCATGCGCCCCGTGGTGGAGATGCAGTTCGACGCGTTCGCCTACCCGGCCTTCGAGCAGATCGTCAGCCACGTCGCCAAGACCAGGAACCGCACCCGCGGCCGGGTCGGGCTGCCGATGGTCATCCGGGTCCCCTACGCGGGCGGCATCGGCGGGGTGGAGCACCACTGCGACTCCTCCGAGGCCTACTACGCGCACACCCCCGGCCTGACCGTCGTCGCCCCGGCCTCCGCCGCCGACGCCTACTTCCTGTTGCGCGACGCCATCGCCTCCCCCGACCCGGTCGTCTTCCTCGAACCGAAGAAGCTGTACTGGGCCAAGGAGGAGGTCGACCTCACGCGTCCCCGCCCCGGGATCGGGCGCGCGGTGGTCCGCCGCGAGGGCACCGACGCGACCCTCATCGCCTACGGCCCGTCCGTACCCACCGCCCTGGAGGCCGCCGAGGCCGCCGCCCAGGAGGGCCGCAGCCTCCAGGTGGTCGACGTGCGCTCGCTCGTGCCCTTCGACGACGAGACCGTGTGCGCGGCGGTCCGCTCCACCGGCCGCGCGGTCGTGATCGCCGAGGCCAGCGGGTACGCCGGCGTCGCCTCGGAGATCGTCGCCCGGGTGACCGAGCGCTGCTTCCACTCCCTGGCCGCGCCCGTGCGCCGCGTCACCGGGTTCGACATCCCCTATCCCCCGCCCAAGCTGGAGCGCTTCCAGCTGCCCAGCGTGGACCGTGTCCTGGACGCCGTCGACGACCTGCAGTGGGAGGACCAGTGA
- the pdhA gene encoding pyruvate dehydrogenase (acetyl-transferring) E1 component subunit alpha: MAGDQELLPSEQPVQLLDETGRPVADPPLPFPSNDRLLAAYASLVTGRRVNDQAGALVRQGRLAVYPSSHGQEACQTGAALALADGDWLFPTYRDTAAVIARGVDPVQVLTLLKGDWHSGYDPYAHRVAPQATPLATQLLHAVGVAHAARLRGEDTVVMALCGDGATSEGDFHEALNFAAVFRTPVVFFVQNNEYAISVPLAKQSAAPSLAHKAVGYGMPGERVDGNDAAAVLAVLDRAVAAARAGQGPRLVEAHTYRVQAHTNADDASRYREDAEVEPWVARDPIVRMEAYLKRKRVLTKARKERIAEEAEAVAAAMREGLARDTEPDPSELFAHVFAEPTPQLTEQAAFLADELSREGH; the protein is encoded by the coding sequence ATGGCCGGTGACCAGGAGCTGCTCCCGTCGGAGCAGCCGGTCCAGCTGCTCGACGAAACCGGGAGGCCGGTCGCCGATCCGCCGTTGCCGTTCCCCTCGAACGACCGGCTGCTGGCCGCCTACGCCTCCCTGGTGACCGGACGCCGGGTCAACGACCAGGCCGGCGCCCTCGTCCGCCAGGGCCGTCTGGCCGTCTACCCCTCCTCCCACGGGCAGGAGGCCTGCCAGACCGGCGCCGCCCTCGCGCTCGCCGACGGCGACTGGCTCTTCCCCACCTACCGCGACACCGCCGCCGTCATCGCGCGCGGCGTCGACCCGGTCCAGGTGCTCACGCTCCTCAAGGGCGACTGGCACTCCGGCTACGACCCCTACGCCCACCGCGTCGCGCCCCAGGCCACCCCGCTGGCCACCCAGCTCCTGCACGCCGTCGGCGTCGCGCACGCCGCCCGTCTGCGAGGCGAGGACACCGTCGTCATGGCCCTGTGCGGCGACGGCGCCACCAGCGAGGGCGACTTCCACGAGGCGCTCAACTTCGCCGCGGTGTTCCGTACGCCCGTCGTGTTCTTCGTGCAGAACAATGAGTACGCGATCTCCGTCCCCCTCGCCAAGCAGAGCGCCGCGCCCTCCCTGGCCCACAAGGCCGTCGGCTACGGGATGCCGGGCGAACGCGTGGACGGCAACGACGCCGCCGCCGTGCTCGCCGTCCTGGACCGGGCCGTCGCCGCCGCCCGCGCCGGGCAGGGGCCGCGCCTGGTCGAGGCGCACACCTACCGCGTGCAGGCGCACACCAACGCCGACGACGCCTCCCGCTACCGCGAGGACGCCGAGGTCGAGCCGTGGGTGGCCCGCGACCCGATCGTGCGCATGGAGGCCTACCTCAAGCGCAAGCGCGTGCTCACCAAGGCCCGCAAGGAGCGGATCGCCGAGGAGGCCGAGGCCGTGGCCGCCGCCATGCGCGAGGGGCTCGCCCGCGACACCGAGCCCGACCCCTCCGAGCTGTTCGCGCACGTGTTCGCCGAACCGACGCCGCAGCTGACCGAGCAGGCCGCCTTCCTGGCCGACGAACTGAGCAGAGAGGGCCACTGA
- a CDS encoding DUF4383 domain-containing protein, producing the protein MSQRRLNQKMSGVVRSTIRVVAFVVGIVFLLVGVLGFVPGATTGVEQMEFSGPDSGAYLFGIFQVSVLHNIVHLAFGVLGVVAALGAVMAKVYLLAGGVLYLLLWLYGLFLHQNDGADFLPLNEADNWLHLALGVVMVAFGFLTPRKRAGPV; encoded by the coding sequence ATGTCACAACGACGACTGAACCAGAAGATGTCCGGAGTGGTCCGCAGCACGATCCGTGTGGTCGCCTTCGTCGTCGGGATCGTGTTCCTCCTGGTGGGCGTCCTCGGCTTCGTGCCGGGTGCGACCACCGGCGTGGAGCAGATGGAGTTCTCCGGACCGGATTCGGGGGCCTACCTGTTCGGGATCTTCCAGGTGTCGGTCCTGCACAACATCGTCCACCTCGCCTTCGGTGTGCTCGGCGTCGTGGCGGCCCTGGGCGCGGTGATGGCGAAGGTCTACCTCCTCGCCGGCGGTGTGCTCTACCTGCTGCTGTGGCTCTACGGCCTCTTCCTGCACCAGAACGACGGGGCCGACTTCCTGCCCCTGAACGAGGCCGACAACTGGCTGCACCTGGCCCTGGGCGTGGTGATGGTGGCCTTCGGATTCCTGACCCCGCGCAAGCGGGCGGGCCCCGTCTGA
- a CDS encoding catalase: MTDVSSQGSAPGDDREVLTNRQGHPVYDNQNQRTVGERGPATLENYQFLEKISHFDRERIPERVVHARGATAFGYFESYGTWGDEPIDRYTRAKLFQGRGKRTDIALRFSTVIGGRDSSECARDPRGFAIKFYTEDGNWDLVGNNLAVFFIRDAIKFPDVIHALKPDPVTFRQEPNRIFDFMSQTPECMHMLVNLFSPRGIPSDYRHQQGFGVNTYKWVNDAGETVLVKYTWMPKQGVRSMTEADAANIQATETGHATKDLHEAIDRGDYPEWELLVQMMSDEEHPELDFDPLDDTKTWPEQDFPPKPVGRIVLDRNVSNNFAENEQISFGTGVLVDGLDFSDDKMLVGRTFSYSDTQRYRVGPNYLQLPVNQAKNANVRTNQRDGLMAYHQDGGGENPHVNYEPSITGGLREGGYPTHDEQGPEIRGRITRKRIARTNDYQQAGQRYLLMEQWERDDLVHNFSTLLSQCDRPIQERMVWHLLLVEDDLGLRVGEKLGIGPEDVAHLEPLQSQDLTDEDRRRLGNLGKNGPRDVSGLTMTHCVPNERHVTEA; encoded by the coding sequence ATGACCGACGTATCCAGCCAGGGCTCGGCTCCGGGAGACGACCGCGAGGTGCTCACGAACCGCCAGGGCCACCCTGTCTACGACAACCAGAACCAGCGGACGGTCGGCGAGCGGGGGCCGGCCACGCTGGAGAACTACCAGTTCCTGGAGAAGATCAGCCACTTCGACCGGGAGCGCATCCCCGAGCGGGTGGTGCACGCGCGCGGCGCGACCGCGTTCGGCTACTTCGAGTCCTACGGAACCTGGGGCGACGAGCCCATCGACCGCTACACCCGCGCCAAGCTCTTCCAGGGCCGCGGCAAGCGCACGGACATCGCGCTGCGCTTCTCCACCGTCATCGGCGGCCGGGACTCCTCCGAGTGCGCGCGGGACCCGCGCGGGTTCGCGATCAAGTTCTACACCGAGGACGGCAACTGGGACCTGGTGGGCAACAACCTCGCCGTGTTCTTCATCCGCGACGCGATCAAGTTCCCGGACGTCATCCACGCCCTCAAGCCGGACCCGGTGACCTTCCGCCAGGAGCCCAACCGCATCTTCGACTTCATGTCGCAGACCCCCGAGTGCATGCACATGCTGGTCAACCTGTTCAGCCCGCGCGGCATCCCCTCGGACTACCGGCACCAGCAGGGCTTCGGCGTCAACACGTACAAGTGGGTCAACGACGCCGGGGAGACCGTGCTGGTCAAGTACACGTGGATGCCCAAGCAGGGCGTGCGCAGCATGACCGAGGCCGACGCCGCCAACATCCAGGCGACCGAGACCGGGCACGCGACCAAGGACCTGCACGAGGCCATCGACCGGGGCGACTACCCCGAGTGGGAGCTGCTCGTGCAGATGATGAGCGACGAGGAACACCCCGAACTCGACTTCGACCCGCTGGACGACACCAAGACCTGGCCGGAGCAGGACTTCCCGCCCAAGCCGGTGGGGCGGATCGTGCTCGACCGCAACGTGTCGAACAACTTCGCGGAGAACGAGCAGATCTCCTTCGGCACCGGTGTGCTGGTGGACGGCCTGGACTTCTCCGACGACAAGATGCTGGTCGGCCGCACGTTCTCCTACAGCGACACCCAGCGCTACCGGGTGGGGCCCAACTACCTCCAGCTCCCGGTGAACCAGGCCAAGAACGCGAACGTGCGCACCAACCAGCGCGACGGGCTGATGGCCTACCACCAGGACGGCGGGGGAGAGAACCCGCACGTCAACTACGAGCCGTCCATCACCGGCGGCCTGCGTGAGGGGGGGTACCCCACGCACGACGAGCAGGGCCCGGAGATCCGGGGCAGGATCACCCGCAAGCGCATCGCGCGCACCAACGACTACCAGCAGGCGGGCCAGCGCTACCTGTTGATGGAGCAGTGGGAGCGCGACGACCTCGTGCACAACTTCTCCACGCTGCTCTCCCAGTGCGACCGGCCCATCCAGGAGCGGATGGTCTGGCACCTCCTCCTGGTCGAGGACGACCTGGGGCTGCGCGTCGGCGAGAAGCTCGGCATCGGCCCGGAGGACGTGGCGCACCTGGAGCCGTTGCAGAGCCAGGACCTGACCGACGAGGACCGTCGGCGCCTGGGCAACCTGGGCAAGAACGGTCCCCGGGACGTGTCGGGGCTCACCATGACCCACTGCGTGCCCAACGAGCGGCACGTGACCGAGGCCTGA
- a CDS encoding phosphoribosyltransferase, translating into MSDERENLSYELFGTAMRDLATAIADDGFEPDIILSIARGGLFVAGGLGYALDVKNLHVMNVEFYTGVGTTLDMPVMLPPVPNVVDLSSKKVLVADDVADTGKTLKLVHDFCAEHVAEVRSAVIYEKPQSLVKCEYVWKHTDQWINFPWSVLPPVVTRPDQVRDA; encoded by the coding sequence GTGAGCGACGAGCGCGAGAATCTGAGCTACGAACTGTTCGGCACCGCGATGCGTGATCTGGCCACGGCGATCGCCGACGACGGGTTCGAGCCGGACATCATCCTCTCGATCGCCCGCGGCGGCCTGTTCGTGGCCGGAGGCCTGGGCTACGCGCTCGACGTCAAGAACCTGCACGTGATGAACGTGGAGTTCTACACCGGGGTCGGCACCACGCTGGACATGCCCGTCATGCTGCCGCCCGTGCCCAACGTGGTGGACCTGAGCAGCAAGAAGGTCCTGGTCGCCGACGACGTCGCCGACACCGGCAAGACCCTCAAGCTCGTCCACGACTTCTGCGCCGAGCACGTGGCCGAGGTCCGCAGCGCGGTCATCTACGAGAAGCCGCAGTCGCTGGTCAAGTGCGAGTACGTCTGGAAGCACACCGACCAGTGGATCAACTTCCCGTGGTCCGTCCTGCCCCCCGTCGTCACGCGTCCGGACCAGGTCCGCGACGCCTGA
- a CDS encoding MFS transporter produces MATSDPAIPPTGAANQTRERRRVLAGTMVGTTIEWYDFFVYAQAAGLVLAPLFLAPVADSSPAVAQVLSFATIGISFLFRPLGAVVAGFLGDRFGRKRVLVGTLVLMGLATFLIGVLPTYAQIGVAAPILLITLRVLQGFSAGGEWGGAALMSVEHAPVGRRGFFGAYPQIGVPCGMILATFVVWTITAIIGPDGFIEWGWRIPFLVSFLLIIVGHLIRKSVEESPVFKQMQERRAKASAPLRTLFKHNTREVVLSALIFLANNAAGYLLIAFLATYASRPVEEFGLGMERGPVLLATTLASFGWLASTLYGGWLCDRIGRVRTFQIGYAMLAAWSVPMWFLIDTGNIVMYFLALFLFTLGMGLSYGPQAALYAEMFPAEVRYSGVSIGYALGAIVGGAFAPMIAELLLTSFDASWTIGAYIVVACAISFVAVSLVKDPRGVDLHVGDASEGERV; encoded by the coding sequence ATGGCCACGTCCGATCCCGCGATCCCCCCGACGGGAGCCGCCAACCAGACCAGGGAGAGGCGTCGTGTCCTCGCCGGCACGATGGTCGGGACCACCATCGAGTGGTACGACTTCTTCGTCTACGCGCAGGCCGCGGGGCTCGTCCTCGCCCCGCTCTTCCTGGCTCCGGTGGCCGACTCCAGCCCGGCCGTCGCCCAGGTGCTCTCGTTCGCGACCATCGGGATCTCCTTCCTGTTCCGGCCGCTCGGCGCCGTCGTCGCCGGCTTCCTCGGCGACCGGTTCGGCCGCAAGCGCGTCCTCGTGGGCACCCTCGTCCTGATGGGCCTGGCCACCTTCCTCATCGGCGTCCTCCCCACCTACGCCCAGATCGGCGTCGCGGCGCCCATCCTGCTGATCACCCTGCGCGTGCTCCAGGGCTTCTCCGCCGGCGGCGAGTGGGGCGGCGCGGCGCTGATGTCCGTCGAGCACGCGCCGGTCGGCCGACGCGGCTTCTTCGGCGCCTACCCGCAGATCGGCGTTCCCTGCGGCATGATCCTGGCGACGTTCGTCGTGTGGACGATCACCGCGATCATCGGCCCGGACGGATTCATCGAGTGGGGCTGGCGCATCCCGTTCCTCGTGTCCTTCCTGCTGATCATCGTCGGCCACCTGATCCGCAAGTCGGTGGAGGAGTCCCCCGTCTTCAAGCAGATGCAGGAACGCCGCGCCAAGGCGTCGGCGCCCCTGCGCACCCTCTTCAAGCACAACACCCGCGAGGTCGTGCTCTCCGCCCTGATCTTCCTGGCCAACAACGCGGCCGGGTACCTGCTCATCGCCTTCCTGGCCACCTACGCCTCCCGCCCCGTGGAGGAGTTCGGCCTCGGCATGGAGCGCGGTCCGGTCCTGCTGGCGACCACGCTCGCCTCGTTCGGCTGGCTGGCCTCCACCCTGTACGGCGGGTGGCTGTGCGACCGGATCGGCCGGGTGCGCACCTTCCAGATCGGCTACGCGATGCTGGCGGCCTGGTCCGTGCCGATGTGGTTCCTCATCGACACCGGCAACATCGTCATGTACTTCCTCGCCCTGTTCCTGTTCACGCTGGGCATGGGCCTGAGCTACGGGCCCCAGGCGGCGCTCTACGCGGAGATGTTCCCCGCCGAGGTCCGGTACTCGGGGGTGTCGATCGGCTACGCGCTCGGCGCGATCGTCGGTGGCGCGTTCGCACCGATGATCGCCGAGCTGCTGCTGACCTCGTTCGACGCGTCGTGGACCATCGGCGCCTACATCGTGGTGGCGTGCGCGATCTCCTTCGTCGCGGTCTCGCTGGTGAAGGACCCGCGCGGTGTCGACCTGCACGTGGGCGACGCCTCCGAGGGCGAGCGGGTCTAG
- a CDS encoding MarR family winged helix-turn-helix transcriptional regulator has translation MSTDDLRPGPPDMSASILVLTLARRVETELGAALAPLDLTVARLGLLGHISGVPGASFSELARMSGITVQSLHTGVRSLLTAGLVRDRTARPGSASEIELTPEGLRLLQRAREVVAQVDERLFGPEADPVQHRVGRAILAAFTGQD, from the coding sequence GTGAGCACCGACGACCTCCGCCCCGGACCACCCGACATGAGCGCCTCGATCCTCGTGCTGACCCTGGCGCGCCGCGTCGAGACCGAGCTCGGCGCGGCCCTGGCTCCGCTGGACCTCACGGTCGCCCGGCTCGGACTGCTGGGCCACATCTCCGGCGTGCCCGGCGCCTCGTTCAGCGAACTGGCCCGGATGTCCGGCATCACCGTCCAGAGCCTGCACACCGGGGTCCGGTCCCTGCTGACCGCCGGGCTGGTCCGCGACCGCACCGCGCGCCCGGGTTCGGCCTCGGAGATCGAGCTGACGCCCGAGGGCCTGCGCCTGCTCCAACGGGCCCGGGAGGTGGTCGCCCAGGTGGACGAGCGCCTGTTCGGCCCGGAGGCGGACCCCGTCCAGCACCGCGTCGGCCGCGCGATCCTGGCGGCCTTCACCGGCCAGGACTGA
- a CDS encoding GlxA family transcriptional regulator encodes MSRPHRVVVLALDGVYPFELGIPNRVFGAAQGRYEVLTCTVDGGPVSTNADFALTVEHGAEVLGTADTVVIPPYDSARIQREPSPAVSAALAWIRPGTRVVSICTGAFVLAGTGRLDGRPATTHWALADVFRRWYPHVDVDPDVLFVDDGDVLTSAGAASGVDVCLHLIRADHGSEVANHVARVCVVPPWRDGGQAQYIERPVPEAPEDGTSATRQWALDRLHRPLSLADLAAHARMSARTFSRRFRDEVGTSPGRWLIQQRVDRARYLLETSDLPVDEIAIRVGFATGTSLRQHLQTAIGVSPIAYRRTFRGAA; translated from the coding sequence ATGTCGCGCCCCCATCGAGTCGTCGTCCTCGCGTTGGACGGGGTGTACCCGTTCGAACTGGGCATCCCCAACCGCGTCTTCGGGGCCGCCCAGGGGCGGTACGAAGTCCTGACCTGCACGGTCGACGGCGGACCGGTGTCCACCAACGCCGACTTCGCGCTCACCGTGGAGCACGGCGCCGAGGTCCTGGGCACCGCGGACACCGTGGTGATCCCGCCCTACGACAGCGCCCGGATCCAGCGCGAGCCGTCCCCGGCCGTGTCCGCCGCACTGGCGTGGATCCGGCCCGGTACCCGTGTGGTGTCCATCTGCACGGGCGCCTTCGTGCTCGCCGGCACCGGCCGCCTGGACGGTCGTCCGGCCACCACCCACTGGGCGCTGGCGGACGTCTTCCGCCGCTGGTATCCGCACGTGGACGTGGACCCGGACGTGTTGTTCGTCGACGACGGCGACGTGCTGACCTCGGCGGGCGCCGCCTCCGGTGTGGACGTGTGCCTGCACCTGATCCGCGCCGACCACGGCAGCGAGGTCGCCAACCACGTGGCGCGCGTGTGCGTGGTGCCGCCCTGGCGCGACGGCGGCCAGGCCCAGTACATCGAGCGGCCGGTCCCCGAGGCTCCCGAGGACGGAACCTCCGCCACACGTCAGTGGGCGCTGGACCGCCTGCACCGACCCCTGTCCCTGGCGGATCTGGCCGCCCACGCCCGGATGAGCGCGCGCACCTTCTCCCGCCGCTTCCGTGATGAGGTGGGGACGAGCCCCGGCCGGTGGTTGATCCAGCAGCGCGTGGACCGCGCGCGGTACCTGCTGGAGACCAGCGACCTCCCGGTGGACGAGATCGCGATCCGGGTGGGCTTCGCCACGGGCACGTCCCTGCGCCAGCACCTCCAGACGGCGATCGGCGTCTCCCCGATCGCCTACCGGCGTACCTTCCGCGGTGCCGCCTGA
- a CDS encoding NADP-dependent oxidoreductase — protein sequence MSENTNDAPTMRAISQDTHGGPEVLTETTVPRPAPGPSQILVAVHAAGVNPTDWKHRAAGLFLNRLPLTLGWDVSGVVESVGYGVTLFKPGDRVFGMLPYPHGVGAHAEYAVGPARAFAHTPEGIDHVQAGALPLAALTAYQALVDTAGVGKGTRVLVHAAAGGVGHLAVQIAKARGAHVIGTASAAKHDFLRELGADQVVDYREEDFAEVVEDVDVVLDPVSGQTRTRSLDVLKPGGVLVSLLPGQDPDEAERAAVRGVRVETLLVEADHAGMAAIAELVAEGKLRAHVQKTFPLADAAQAHALGETGRTTGKIVLVVRD from the coding sequence ATGAGCGAGAACACGAACGACGCACCCACCATGCGCGCCATCAGCCAGGACACCCACGGCGGACCCGAGGTCCTCACCGAGACGACCGTGCCCCGGCCCGCCCCCGGCCCGAGCCAGATCCTGGTCGCCGTCCACGCCGCCGGTGTGAACCCCACGGACTGGAAGCACCGCGCCGCGGGCCTGTTCCTGAACCGGCTCCCGCTGACCCTGGGCTGGGACGTCTCCGGAGTCGTCGAGTCCGTCGGCTACGGCGTCACCCTCTTCAAGCCCGGCGACCGGGTCTTCGGCATGCTGCCCTACCCGCACGGTGTGGGAGCGCACGCCGAGTACGCCGTCGGCCCGGCCCGCGCGTTCGCGCACACGCCCGAGGGCATCGACCACGTCCAGGCCGGCGCCCTCCCGCTCGCCGCGCTCACCGCCTACCAGGCGCTGGTGGACACGGCCGGCGTCGGGAAGGGAACGCGGGTCCTCGTGCACGCCGCGGCCGGCGGCGTGGGCCACCTCGCCGTGCAGATCGCCAAGGCCCGCGGCGCCCACGTCATCGGCACGGCCAGCGCGGCCAAGCACGACTTCCTGCGCGAGCTCGGCGCCGACCAGGTCGTGGACTACCGCGAGGAGGACTTCGCCGAGGTCGTCGAGGACGTCGACGTCGTCCTCGACCCGGTCTCGGGACAGACCCGCACGCGCTCGCTCGACGTCCTCAAGCCCGGCGGCGTCCTGGTGTCGCTGCTGCCCGGGCAGGACCCGGACGAGGCGGAGCGCGCGGCCGTCCGGGGCGTGCGGGTGGAGACCCTGTTGGTGGAGGCCGACCACGCGGGCATGGCGGCGATCGCCGAACTCGTGGCCGAGGGGAAGCTGCGCGCCCACGTCCAGAAGACGTTCCCGCTCGCCGACGCGGCCCAGGCGCACGCCTTGGGCGAGACCGGGCGGACCACCGGCAAGATCGTCCTGGTCGTACGGGACTGA